The following are encoded together in the Lathyrus oleraceus cultivar Zhongwan6 chromosome 3, CAAS_Psat_ZW6_1.0, whole genome shotgun sequence genome:
- the LOC127127199 gene encoding uncharacterized protein LOC127127199: PYKPPIPYPQRLVKTKDAGQFRKFVDLLKQLNVTIPFTEAITQMPSYDSETVTLPAECSAIIQNMPPKLKDPGSFSIPCHIGKFVIDKALCDLGAGISVMPLSICKKLEMGELRPTKMSVQLADRSIKYPVGILENVPVRIGQFYIPTDFTIMDIREDDITPIILGRPFLATAGAIIDVKRGRLTFEVGEEKIEFILSQFLKAPAIEDT; this comes from the exons ccttacaaaccacctataccttaccctcaaaggcttgttaaaaccaaagatgcgggccaatttagaaaatttgttgatctccttaaacaattaaacgttacaattccgttcaccgaagctattacgcagatgccctcatat gatagcgaaaccgttacactccctgccgaatgtagcgctataatccaaaacatgccccctaaactcaaggatccaggtagtttctctataccctgtcacataggaaaatttgtcatcgacaaagccttatgcgatttaggagccggaattagcgttatgcctttatccatatgtaagaaactggaaatgggagaattaagaccaaccaaaatgtctgtgcaactagcagatcgttccatcaaatatcctgtaggaatccttgaaaacgttcccgtacgcataggtcaattctacattcccactgattttacaattatggacattagagaagatgatattacacccattatactgggaagaccattcttagcaactgccggtgcaatcatagatGTAAAACGAGGACGgctcaccttcgaagtaggtgaagagaaaattgaattcattctttcccaattcttgaaagcacctgcaatagaagataca